CTCTCGCTGATATACAGCATCGCGAACTTCGCGAACTTCGCCCACGGCGACACGATGACTGTCGGCGCCTACACCGCGCTCGTCACGTTCGGGGCCACCGGGGGCCTCGGCGCTGGCCTCCTCGGCCTGCCGCTCGGGTTCTTCCTTGCGCTGGTGGTCGGCATCGTCGCAGCGGCCGTCGTGGCTGTCCTCACGGAGAAGGTGGTCTACGACGGTATGGACGCCGGCTCTATCGAGCTGCTCATCACGTCCATCGGAATCGCGTTCATCTACCGTGCCATAATCCAGATGGGCTTCGGCGCGGACTTCACGCGCTACGACGTCCAGACGCTGCGGCCCATCGAGGCGCTGTTGCCCTACGGCATCCGCGTCACACAACACGACGTGGCCATCGTCGTCTCGGCGTTCATCCTCGTCGGGGGGCTGCACACGCTGCTGCAGTACAGCGATCTGGGCCGCAAAATGCGAGCGATGGCGGACAACCCCGACCTCGCGCGCGTCAGCGGTATCCGAACCGACCGGGTGAAGCTCTGGACGTGGATCATCGGCGCCGGTCTCGCCGGCGCCGGCGGGGTGTTCTTGGGGCTGTACAACCAGCTCTCGCCACGCATGGGGTTCAACCTGCTCCTGCTCATCTTCGCTGCCGTCATCCTCGGCGGCATCGGGTCGGTATACGGGGCGATGCTCGGCGGGTTCCTCATCGGGATGATAAACCAGTTGACGCCCGTGCTCGGGCAGCTGGGCGAACTCCTGCCGCTCGTGCCGGACACGTTCGCCATCCCAATCGGCATTGAGTACGCGAACGCCATCGCGTTCGTCATCATGGTCGCGGTCCTGCTCGTCAGGCCGCGCGGTATCGCCGGGGAGGGGGCCTGAAATGGGGGCCCTCACCGACCCGCGGGGGTACTGGGGAGACCTCACGACCCCCGAACGCGGGGTCGTCGGCGCCATCACCGTCTTCGCCGTCCTCCTCGTGCTGGGCCTGCTCACCGGGGTGCTCGCACCCGCGTACTTCCTCTATCTCGTCGGCCTCGCGGGGATGTACGCGTTGCTCTCGTTCGGCCTGAACTCCCAGTGGGGGTTCACCGGGCTCATCAACTTCAGCGTGGCCGCCTTCTTCGGACTCGGCGCCTACGGCACCGCGCTGATGAGCGCCAGTTCGTCGCCGATTGCCGGGCAGTTCCTGCCCATCTTCGGGTTGGTCGCCGCGCTGGTGCTGGCTGCGATACTGGCCGTCGCCATCGGCATCCCGACCCTGCGCCTGCGAGCGGACTACCTCGCAATCGCCTCGCTCGGCCTCGCCGAAGTGGTCCGGCTTATCGTCCTCAACGAACGTGAGGTGACCAATGGGAGCGCCGGTGTCCGTGGTATCCCGACGTTCTTCGAGGGGTGGCCGGTGCTCGAAACCCTGCCACAGCAACTGCCGGGAATCTTCATTCAGCCACTCCCCGGGACGCGCCTCGTCTTCGAAGAGCCGTTCTGGAGCGCGCTGTTGAACGTGGCGGTCGTCGTCACGTTCGTCGCCGGGAGTTACGCCATCCTCCGGCGGGCACATCGCTCGCCGTGGGGTCGCGTCCTCCGGACCATCCGAGGGGACGAGGACCTCGCGCGTGCACTCGGCAAGCACACCTACGGCTTCAAGATGCAGTCGTTCGTCCTCGGGAGCCTCATCATGGCGCTCGCAGGGGTGTTCTACGCGCACCTGAACCTCTACGTCAGCCCGAGCGACCTCGACCCAGTGACCACGTTCTACGTCTGGGTTGCCGTCATCCTCGGCGGCAGCGGATCGAACCGCGGTGCGCTGTTTGGCGGTATCGTCATCGTCACCATCCGCGAGGGGACGCGCTTTCTCAACGGCTTCGAGTGGATCCCGGTCGACGTGGCGCCACTCCGCATCCTCCTGATCGGCGTCCTCATCGTGGTGCTGATGCGCTACCGACCGCAGGGAATCCTCCCGCCACAACGGGAACTCATCTGGCCGAGCGTCGTCGACGAGGCACCCGACCAGCCGACATCTGGCGTCCGCGAAGCCAGGATGGGAGGGAACGATGACTGACGCCGACACGGCGGTCGCCGGCGACCGTGAGGAGGCGACGACGGAGGCCGTTCAGT
This Salinigranum marinum DNA region includes the following protein-coding sequences:
- a CDS encoding branched-chain amino acid ABC transporter permease yields the protein MGALTDPRGYWGDLTTPERGVVGAITVFAVLLVLGLLTGVLAPAYFLYLVGLAGMYALLSFGLNSQWGFTGLINFSVAAFFGLGAYGTALMSASSSPIAGQFLPIFGLVAALVLAAILAVAIGIPTLRLRADYLAIASLGLAEVVRLIVLNEREVTNGSAGVRGIPTFFEGWPVLETLPQQLPGIFIQPLPGTRLVFEEPFWSALLNVAVVVTFVAGSYAILRRAHRSPWGRVLRTIRGDEDLARALGKHTYGFKMQSFVLGSLIMALAGVFYAHLNLYVSPSDLDPVTTFYVWVAVILGGSGSNRGALFGGIVIVTIREGTRFLNGFEWIPVDVAPLRILLIGVLIVVLMRYRPQGILPPQRELIWPSVVDEAPDQPTSGVREARMGGNDD
- a CDS encoding branched-chain amino acid ABC transporter permease, which gives rise to MVVDYLASGLVFSSIIVLGSIGLSLIYSIANFANFAHGDTMTVGAYTALVTFGATGGLGAGLLGLPLGFFLALVVGIVAAAVVAVLTEKVVYDGMDAGSIELLITSIGIAFIYRAIIQMGFGADFTRYDVQTLRPIEALLPYGIRVTQHDVAIVVSAFILVGGLHTLLQYSDLGRKMRAMADNPDLARVSGIRTDRVKLWTWIIGAGLAGAGGVFLGLYNQLSPRMGFNLLLLIFAAVILGGIGSVYGAMLGGFLIGMINQLTPVLGQLGELLPLVPDTFAIPIGIEYANAIAFVIMVAVLLVRPRGIAGEGA